In Dermacentor variabilis isolate Ectoservices chromosome 10, ASM5094787v1, whole genome shotgun sequence, the genomic window GGTGCCTTCGTTGGCCTTCGTTATCTTCTCTTCGCAGTCCTTCACAATTGACAGTTAAATCATTGAACAAAAGTGCACTTGATTGCTATTTGATTGGCGGTACTTTTCACATGGTACGAGGTCGCCATGTGTTCCAAGGCTGCATTCACTCACTACACGCATTTCCGTCTGTCAGGCTTAACGCAACAATAACACGTGGGATACGATGGCGACGAAACGCCTTACACGTAACGAAAGTGGCCGTACGTCGAGCCGCATCGGTCACAGTTAGAACTCCAAATCTCCTTCGCCTCCGAACCTTCGCGCCGAATAATGAGTCGTTGCTCGAGTGCACCGCACAGGGCCGATAGTGGAGCGGTGCAGGCGGACTAACATAGCTCACCATGAGTGGATTCTCCCAAGGCCTGCCCGTGTCATGGGGATCTATCACCGCCACTCTCACGGGTGGTTCCGGGATCTCTGAGCCTTGTGTGCCTGGAGCTGGCTCGGCTGCGCTCTCAGGTGTCGTGTGCTGCTCGGGTAGAACCTGCTGGCCAGCGACTAGAGTCGCGGGAGTGTGCGGTACCGGAGTCGGTACCGTACTCCGTGTACGACTGCGACTTGTTGGTAGCGATCTTTTACCCTCGCCTTCGCGACCAACGGTAACCATGTTCTGGTTGGCCGGCCCTGACCCGACCGGAGATTCGGTTCCACTTTTCGGTCTACGAGGTGTCGTTGCTCTGGAAAGCCGGTCTTGCGGGGTCACTGGCGTGGCCTCCTGGTCGTAGCAAAAAAAATCGCCGCAcactgttgccagcgctggaggaaAACTTTCTCAACCCGTTTGTCACACAACCACCTTAAGAAGGCAACCCAGTGCTCACGTACGCTGTGTGTGCACACTCAACACATTAAATACAATTTAGCGAGCCTTGCATTCCCGAGTGCTTGACTAACTCATCAGTGCCGTTGCGCTGATTCCGTGTATAAATCAGAATTCTCAAGATTTCAACTGCGCCTCGTGAATCGTCACTAAATATTCCCGCCGTCTTGTTTCATAAGACAcccttgtttcttttcatttctaaGTACGCTACTACATATGATCCCTGCTTCGCTAGAAACACGAAAGCCAGCACCGTATGCGTCTTTTCTTCAGGTCTTCTAGGCTGTCCTCTATTTAATGTGACTTACCACCTCGCCCTAGGTTCGAGCCTTGTCCCTCCCACAAGGTTGCGTCTCTTTCGTTATCCATTTGGCTTTTGCTCACCACAATCGTAACGTACCGGTTGACGcctggtatttatttatttatttattatttatttcaaattTCCAAGTGTAGGGGTGTAAACGTGAGTGCACGGAGCACGCTCTGTTTTCGAACGTACAATTCTAGCGAAGAGCGAAATCCCGGAAAAATAGGCAGTAAGATCATCTAGGCGCGCGTGTAAATCGTTAATGGCTTTTGTCGATCGTTTTTCACCGGCCAATCACTGTTATAATGTAATCGCTCAGCGAAGGACGCGCGTTAATGTATCGGAACTCCCTCGAATGTTCTCTACGTTTCTATACAGTGAGGAATAGCCCTGTCTCACCAGATCGCGTGCGTGACGCGAGCAGTGTTGTGCATTCTTGAACGCATTTGCGAGCAcaagcgattacgctggaacctagGAGCAGcgttgccatttttttctttgagtGTGTCACCAAACTTAGACGCAGAAGTCATTAAAGTTTCGCGAGATCTTGCTGTAAAGCCACTGTCACATGAACCGTATATAGCATGAATTTTCAATATTGTAGGCGCTTTGGAACAATTCATTATATGGGCGAACACGACGTAACGCATCAACCTAATCATTTCACTTTCATCTATAGTGTCCGTGTAGATGATTAGGAATTGACGTCGAACTTAAAAGAAGGGTGTAGCGGAGGACCTTTACTTCactaattgaaatgaaattgttgGGTTTTGTGTGCCAAACCCGCAATGTTactatgaggtacgccgtagcgcggtattccgaattaattttggcctCCTGGGGTCTTTTAACGCGTACCAAAGGCGCGGTACACAGGCtatcttgcatttcgcccccatcaaaaggcGGCCATCGCGCCCGGTATTTGACATCGCGCCCTCGACCTTGGCAGCGTAACGGCATATTATAGTCGCTAAGCCACCGGGGCGGTCTTACTATAGTTACAGACATTCGGACGGTTATAAGTGAAACTATGCTTCTACCCGCCTTGTAAGGTTTTAAATACCCCCAGCACGGTTTAAGAAAGATATCACAGGTAACCCGGCTTTCCGAGGGCTATGAAGCACTTGTTCTACGTTATGCCCGAAATTTCTATACTTGTCGGCATTCGTTGAAGAACGTCGATAATCCACGACGACACCCGTATCGTTATCTTAACGCGGTGATATTTACGCGACCATTATAAAGGTCAAACACTACGTTACTGCTCCTTTATCCCCCCGATTATCCTACACATTATTGATTTGTACCAAAGCCGTGCGGAGTGGAAGCCGTGCGTGCAGGTTCCCGAGGACCAACCCAGTCGCTCCGATATGTACGCCTTTCTGCAGCTGATCTAAATGCTGTCATAAAATTCACTGCAGTAAATTTCGATAAGTTATACTGCCACGCTTGCGAATGACCTCCAATGGAATGTATTTACTAAAACAATACAGTGCCAACAGCATTTGGGCAATGGGTTTAATAAAGAGCGCAGTTGAAATCCTTCGGCGCAATTAACCACAGCGTTTGGTCACAAAGCCCACACGCCGTACCGCCTATTTCTTCTGCCTATACCTGTAGATATTGAACTTTAATGTATACTTTAGAAAGCCACTTAAGAAGCAACTTTCTGTGCAAGCAAGTCACCAATCGTTCTGCCATGTCGTCAAGAAATGTCGCTGGTCGCTGTATAGAAAACATTTGTCGCTAAACAGACCGAAAACGTCGCTGAATATGGAGACAAAATTGCTAAAATTGCAACACTGTCGTCGTTCTGGtctgagtgttacttgtttcgCTCGACATAAGTTCCAACCTCGCCCAATGAAAAGTGAACTTCTTAGGGCGCACATCTGGTCGTGTCTCAGTCAccgtggcgtagctaggtcgtctggcacccggggccccctAAGCTCTTCTGTTAcactctcccccctccccccccccccgtgtgtagtcgaggaaggcgaggatatcgacaattttcgggtgtcttcagacgtatgtgacacccccccccccccccccccgttgctacgccactgctcagtCATCCCCGTCACGGCAACATGGCAATATAGCTTACACAGAAAATTTCTTCACCGGGTTCTCCTATACAAAACGGGATATCACAGCGTTCGCCAATGATCATAATTGCGGTGACCAAGTGCCCCTAACAAACGCCGGTTCCGTAAAGGTGAAGGGACGGGACGTATGAGAACTGCGTGAATCAGGCCTAAATAAAGAGGCCAGGTAAAGCTACATGTCGAAATGAATTCACCTTGCCTAGTTCGCCAGCTGTTGCCTTGCGAACCGTGCCAGGTTGCTCGGCAGACCCTGAAGAGGCACGTTCTCCTCGCGGCTTTCCCCGTTCCAGGTGTTGCTGCTGGCTCGAGCGTTTCGATTGGTTGGGCGTCGACTTTCCTGACTTCGAGGACGCCCTCCTGGACTCCGGGGTCTTGAGTGAAGCCTTGTCCTTGATTCCCGTTTCGATGGCGTTTGCGCTCTGCGGCTGCTGCTTAGGAGTCTTGTCTGTTGGCTCAGGTTTCATGGCGCTTGACGTCTTACGTGCGTCGATCACAGTGCCGAAGTCAGTTTCGACGAAACCTTGGGTTGCACTGAAGCCGTTGTCGCAGAGCTGTCGACAGCTTCAGATAGCTTTGCGGTGAAAACTACGATGGTTTCGATGATGGAGGGCGCTCGAGCCAGAGATTGCTTCTGCTGCACGGATCACGTGATCACGCGCTCACGTTGCGGGCTTGGTCAGAGAACAGTGGCGATGTTGATTATTTGAAAGACAGTGGCGCATGTGAAGCTTTTGGCGGATGACTCGTTGGGGATGTGTGCAGTGTCGTCCTCGTATGAACTAAGGGAGATTGGCGAGGAATCGGGTGgagtaaaaaaaatgcatttgaggGATTAAAAACGATGATCCGGTCGATTGTAGTGATAAATGAATGAAAGCAAGTGGGTGAATACGTGTTATTGAAGAATAAGACGGGCCGCATTTTAGTTTGtttgaacagagagagagagagagagagaaagaaacttaAGGTCATTGAGCCCTGCGATGGTGGATGATCAGCCAAGCTGTAAACATCGTGGTAAGAAAACTTGTAAAGATTTTATTGAATCGCTCATTCTCACTTAGTAACGACAGTCACAAcggctttgtggtcgctatgatataTACTGATCGGCATGTATTttgatatacactgatcggcaaACGCGTTCTTTGATAATGTCagatcgatgcacgtacgccgctgggtggtcggttggggcCAGGTCGGTGTGGAATCACAAGCGATAcgtctgcaacacgaaacgcgtGAACTGCTCCCTTCTTGGTCCCGGCACATCCACACTGAAATCGCCGACGACGTCCACAGGagtagtgtcatcgcaactaacgTACTCAAAgcgagtagccatgaaccttaagGCGCTGCGGGCCGgtgcatcttttgcttgcttacgggcgtATTAGCCTCTGATGATGATAGCTTGTGTGTGCACACGCATGCAGCGGATTTCTGTCACGAAGGCTCCCCGCAACCGTCAGCGAAGGCGGTGGCGAAACGCGACACGGTTTCACCAGGATCCCATgaatgaggcaccgacgacataccacgagataaaaaactactacaagcaaaaaaggcgaatctacccgtctccaaacgcaagcctcacgcgagcgcaagcctcaatcctgcgtcgaatccaaactaagtcgttccccagcccacattggctggccaacgggcaatggaaccccaATATGtaaaaactgcacaaatcaaacattggctacccaaaatcacattctttgggggtgcgagggcttaccccctccgaggtcgctcctgccagctccctcacaacagacgtgggaggagctgctcagaacgccggatgaaaaactacaaaaagccctcgttgcctgggccgaaagggtcgctcctcgtgaggggccatcctaggactcgggcctgccagataactgtgcagaatctcaataaagttgttaccaccaccaccagaacGTTAACTTGACCTAGTTGATAATGCATGAAGTTAAACAAGAAACAGAACAGGCAGAGGGAAATCTGCGCACACTTTCCAACGCCAGGCGCTGTAGGGAGAACACACGCAGCATTTAAGTAGTACTGCCACTTATTCAACGGCAGAAGGAATCTTACCTTCCGGTACAACGCAAGCACAAGATTATTCCGGCGCGCGGCATGGTTAAAGTTGCTACGAATCTCATTGCTTTTCCAAAATAAGTTTACTTCTTCTTCCATTACCTTCgaatttcttctcttttttttcattatcgctCAGGAGATGCTTACAGGAGGCGCCGACAAAGGTAAcctggcttttctttttcattcaaaAATAAGGCAAGAGACAGGATCATGCATTACACTGAACAATCAGCGTCGAAAATGCGAtcttgctgacaaacttgagcaAGAACGAGACAACAGTAAGCGCGATATCTTTGCTCCGCGATTTCAAAAGGAAAGCAATTCTCTCTAGACAGTGTAGTTCTGCAGTGATCTAGGCTGTCTAGAGTGCCGACTAGACAGTCCGCTCCATTCGCGTGCTTCGCGCAAGAATCTACTTATTTACTCAACATAAGCCAGGTTGCCTCCTTCTGTGTATGCTACTCTTGCTGAAGGAGCTTTCGCACACACGTGATCCTCCCCTGTCTACTTCGGATGAGAACTCTACAGGACCATACCCAAAGTGCACTTGAGAACTTCCAACTTTATTCCGCCAGAGAACAATACAAGAGCACAGCTAACACTGACTGCGCCACAGTAACGAGCAAGACAGTTGACAAAGACTCTAGGAAAAAGCAAGTTGGTGCACTGACTTTCAAACGGACGTACAACCAGCAGCCCGTGTCAGCTGTGCGAAACAGACGTTCAATACAACATCATTACAGCGCGAACGTAATAAATTCCGCGTCAACTCGTAAACATTTTCATGGACATGAACTGAGAGCCCTGTACTGACAGCTGACACAGACCGCGTCGACTGCAGGAAACGGGCGTCTCTCAGAACAGCGTAATACAAGAGTGATAGGCTGAACTTCGACCCAAGAACGCTTCCGTGGACGTCGCCATGACTGGTTCAACTGACCCGTACTTGAAAGCACAATTGCTAAAACAAAGTACAGCTGTTTAACCACATATATGCGAAATTCTCGCAAAAGTATAACGTATCCGCGAATTTGTTAAGTAGGCAAACAATCGATCGAACGTCGCTGATGCGCGgttccctttatggcaacctctaaTTTACATATCATATACAATTCAGACGGCGCGGTCGGCGGCCGGCGTAGGGCCTGGTGACGAAGCTCTGTCCCACTTGCGATACCTGGAGAAAAACGACCGTTATTACCATTTTGAGTGAGGAGAAACGGGAGAACCGGAGAGGCACTGTAAATCTCTCTAAACAACATCCTTAATGTTTGCGATAATATATTCGAATGTTCAATTTTGTTCATTCGAAAGATTTATATCCACAGCTCGTCCCGTCAGCTCATGAGGCCATCTCAAATCTGACGAAATGAGCGTCACGTCACGTTACGCACGTCATCTGAAACTATAGGAGTCAAATGCTTACAACAGCAAAATATCACCATGGCTTCGCAATGTGCACGTATGCTACATCTACAGGTGGACGAGGCAGTATAGAAGTGTAATGGTATGCGTATACGTGCATGCATTTGCAGAATGTGTGCTGTGTCACGCATGCGTGTAGACTTGCCACAGCGCGAATTTCACCAATAGGTAAAAGCGGCGCCATTTCGATGAAATAGCAATTAATACGCTACAAATGATGGTAGTTGGCCCTAGATAGTGTTGTTACAGCATTCACAGtgcattcctcccccccccccctgaaaattGTGATAAAATCGTGATATTGCGATGCTGCGAAAATTGTGAGAAGATCCAAGTCTGCGAGGGTTATCGCCTTCCCTTACGGTAAAGAAACGCAGTTTAAACGTAAAAGAAAAAAGTATTAAAAATGTGCATATTTACGCCACCACATTTAGAGCGCGACTACCGAGATCTCACAGCCCGGACGTACACCACTCACCGGGCTCAGTCGAGCAGCTTGATGAGCAGCAGGATCATCTTGAGCCTGCTCATGGGCGCGTACTGGCCGTCCACGTTGAACTCGGTGGCCTGGTTCGCCAGCGCCGGCACGGAGGGGAAGTGGCGCTCGAACGCCTCCAGCTCGCCGAGCACCTCGTCCTGGTTGCGTGGAAAGACCACGGCGATGGCGTCGTCGGTGGAGCCGAATTCCTCGCTCAGCCGGCGCATGAGTGGCTCCAGCTGGCTGCTGGGCATGACGCTGAAGACAGCCGCCGACGTCACCTGCCAGGAGGTAGTACAACCGAAATGGGCCGGGTGTTTTCACTGCAGCTCGCAACAACGACGACCAAGAATCAGTGTTTAATGTGTCCGTGCACTTGAGTTGGGGCGTTCAGACTAAACATTTTGTCACCTTTAGgtgtgtaaatcagtttgtcgccagatgAACAACCTCCGGGTGCTAACACAAGCACCCTTATCTGAAAGGGTCCGCGGCTGAGGTagaagagaaatgaaagaaaaatatcgTCCCCAGCTCGTCGTACTTTCCGCCGTTTATGAGTCGTAAAATGGCAGCGAGCTAGCCGGTAATGTTAGCGAGCAGCTACTCtgcagaaattatgagaagtccCTGCCCTCTAGTATACCTACCCCATTAGTGATGTGAGCTCTCCATCGTACCCACTACAAGCGGTCTTGGCTCTTTGCGCGTAACTGAGTGTGACCGTCATTTGCTCATTGCTGATGAATATCTAAGGCACGTCCTTCGACCTGGCTGAATTTTCAGCGGAACCATTTCCTTGGAGCGCACCATTCGTCCCGATCGCCGATACCTGCACGGTCCTGCCGGTGGCCTCCTCCGTGAAGAACGAAGTGACCGCGTTGCCCTCGATGTTGGCCGCGGTCACGTGCAGCGCCTGGAACACGAGCACGCCGGGGAGCACGTTGTGAAACAACGCACCTCGCTCGCCTCCCGACGCCAGACGCGGACGGCGAGGCCACGGGCGCAGCGGTGCCACCGGGTTGGACGGGCCGGGCAGGTCTGCAGCGAGGCCCGGTGGCGGCGCGGACGGCGCGTCCAGGCCACGGGGTCGCCACCGTTCGCGGTTCGAGCCAGATGTCGAAGAAGACGGCCTGCAACAGTATTGAAGCGTTTTGCTACTTGGTCAAGCTACTTGCTAGTCCTTTTGCGAAGTCTCTTTGGTCTCTTGCAGAGACGACCTCAAAGTCGTCTTGTAGAGTATTTCAAGACGGCTTGTCCTTTCAGGCGCACCCTGTTCCAAGCGGCTGAAGTCGGACGTGTTGGCTACTTTGCCGTACAAATGGACCTTTCGTCCAAGGAAGATAACGCTTGTCAACTGAACcctatatatttctttttctttaggccTCCTGATGCCGGCctcttgctttatttttactgatcTGATGGCAAATAAAATCATAATAACATCAGCTGAAGGAGTGCATAAGAAACTACTAACATTGGCCATCATCTGAACTTTCCAGAGAAGTTGCGGCATTCGGCGGGCTCAGCGATTCATCGCATTCGTGGTCGCAGGGATAGAGCGTGTTCAAATCACCACTGGCTGCTCAAGTTCACGTATCGTGCGCCGACACTCGCCTTACGTGTTGTGCGAGTGTGGATCCTATCCAGGCATCAGTGTGCCAGTCCTGGAGTGTGAATGAACGTGCCTCGCAAGTTGTGTTTTTCTCGAAATTCTCGTAAAGATTCATATCCGCGTTGCTGCAGATACTATTGCTGACAAGCAGAAAGGCGCGCACGTTCACGGGTTGAGATATCCCGTCACACAGAGTGATGTGGCGAGGAGTGGAAGCCTTGTTGAATTTCTGTTTAGTAAACACGCAATTCAAGCAGCTCATGAATGAGCCCCATTATTGTTGTAAATCCCATTATACTTGCTTTGTTTCCTGTATTCTGCATTACGAATAAAGGACATCATTAGTAGCCAAATACAGCGCAAGCTCTTTCGCGTATCCTTTTCAGTACCTTACCTGTACATACTGTAGAGTCAACTAGTTCTGCCGTGATTTTACCTGTTAGCCTTTAAGCAGATGCATAGATAAATCAAATGCTCGGCAGTGGTGTCAGGCATACTTGGTTTTCTTTGGTCAAGCGACGTCAAAATTCGGAATATGGACTGAGGTGTGACACGCCCTCCCCCACATTAGGCAGACCTTGTGACCGCTTCAAGACTTTAGGATAGCTTCAGGCGACCGGCGGGACTGTGCCACATTTTCTCGATTCTAACGAGCACTTAGTTCTACCGTGCCCTTAATTGTAACGCAAACATTGACCCAACTAACCAGATTTTAACGTCGACTTGACCTTTAAGTTTACTTAATCTTAACGTAACGACAAGATTTTTATTGTAGAAGAGacagcaacaatttttttttataatttgatGTAAGTTTTATTGCATTACAGCCACAGCGGGCAGGAGATCGATCATCGTCGCTGTGGGACGCCTCCTTATCATTATTCCGTAGCTTCTCATGCTCGGTTCCCTCCGTGGCATTTTAAATGAATTTCGCTTTGCCGGCGATGGTAGCCTAATGAGCTTACAAAGCAGGCACAAACGATGTCGCAGCTACCGCGCCCCCTCCCGGCTGCAGTGTACGCGTGGATTGGATTGCGGCTGTTTCGAACGACAATGACAATAGCTGGCCACTATCAGTCTTGTGTTCCGTACCCCGTTTAGACGCACTGGCCGTGTTTCTGGGAAAAGAAGTGCGCGACAGAATCGAGTAGATACGGTACTGGTCTCCTTCTACCACAGTACCATCATCCACTAGGCTGCGAGTATTTGAGAGACATCAGGCTCAGTTATTTTGGGGCCCACATAGGGCATAGCGGTAATTACCATGACTACTCACCCGGGGATGGCGCCATCCGGTTGTTGCCACGGCTGGTCATCGGCCTCTTCGGAGGTGGTGGCTGCCGCTTCCGCGGACACGTCTTCCTCGACGCGGAACAGGAACTCGCCGAAGATGCCCTCGTGCGTGGCGTCCTCGGCGTCGTTCACGGTTGGGACGAGCTCCAGCTTGAAATACACGATGACTGAGCCCGGGGGCAGGAACTCGCGCAGGCGCTCCACCACTGCGCGGGGACAGCAGGTCTGGTGCTTGTTCAAATGTTCACACTTCACTGGAACTTCAAGCGTCGAGTTTCTCCTCGACTGATAAAAATTTCCAGTGAAGAGCTACTCATCTCAATGGGAAATACTAGTAACGCAGCTGAATACTGCGAAACGGCAAAGACGTCAGAGAAACCATACACATGGATGGGCCGCCTGTAAAATTTTTTATTGTTAATTATCACGCCTGTGCACAACGTTTTTGAATTATGCGCTGGTTCCAATTAATGGTGTACAATTCAAACGGAAATCAGCCGATTGCTATTCGCTTTGTTCCGCAGAGATTTCCGCAACTGTTTTGCAATGATAAGCGTAATATGGGTTATTTCCCCCGAGTTACAAAGCGTCCGTCAAATGACAGCAAATTGTTCATTGCAGTAATGATTTCTTGGCAGGCATCGCCGCGATATGGAAAGCTGTAGAAATAATCGACGATGACTGTCTAAGTAAGGGGATAACTGATGTGGGCCGCAAAGAACAAATGGCGACACTAAAAATGCTTGAGAAGTACGCGCTGTTTTTTCATAATACTATACAAAAGTTTTAAAAACCGCCAGttacagatagcacaattctaatccttgaactagattactcgaagaggcggacctCAAACGAGAAACCAAAATGCGTAATTGTCTAAATAATAAATTTAACTAGTAACGCTTTTACTATGATTACTTAACagctattgcaatttacaaattctatatGGTGAGTTTAACGAATTCCGAGTATCGTACCGGCTTTGATGTCCTGTTGCACTGTTGTTCTATTTACAAACaccgtttcatgcattgaagcactaaagtaactggaacgccaaatTTCGTCACCCGTTATGGGAATGAATAGCTCGAAAGTGATGTCTCCCTGGGAATTCTTTCCAATTGCATAAGACTTGCCAACTCACCGGCTAAAATTCATAAATcccaatatgtgccgtaaagcaatcaagaaaaaaaaattcagcgaatTTTCGATAATTCGTTGTTTATGCACTTCGATTTCGTGCGCAAGTAATGCCTCTAGAGTAATCTACCTCAAGGACTAAAATTGTGTTATAAGCCACAGATGATTTTTTGTAATTGTGTACAGTCTAAAAAATGCATCCAGTATATTGGCTAGCGTCGATAAAATGTTTGACGGTAGCGGCACAAATTATGTTAGGTATGTTTTGGTGCGGACGACATTCATTAAAGTGTGACAATGACATTGTTACGTCAGCCGGCGTTACGACAATATAACTGGCGGCACCACACCGACGGCGGTGTGGCATAGACCACGTGACAACAGAACCACAACGGCATGACGAAGGCGCGATGACATCGGCATGAAACggaatgacgacagcgtgatggCGAAGACGGCA contains:
- the LOC142560533 gene encoding uncharacterized protein LOC142560533: MEESPFAARDFLVESVLDYLETDELFTCAEVNRLWQSVALSLLRRKLVSVSVCCTPDSERAALASALGGSHVCVDIFCSKFSRFRNIARMAGLRPSLVFLSHHVDLGEDKRVVERLREFLPPGSVIVYFKLELVPTVNDAEDATHEGIFGEFLFRVEEDVSAEAAATTSEEADDQPWQQPDGAIPGPSSSTSGSNRERWRPRGLDAPSAPPPGLAADLPGPSNPVAPLRPWPRRPRLASGGERGALFHNVLPGVLVFQALHVTAANIEGNAVTSFFTEEATGRTVQVTSAAVFSVMPSSQLEPLMRRLSEEFGSTDDAIAVVFPRNQDEVLGELEAFERHFPSVPALANQATEFNVDGQYAPMSRLKMILLLIKLLD